Proteins from a genomic interval of Salinivibrio kushneri:
- the ctaD gene encoding cytochrome c oxidase subunit I, with the protein MTDTTPDNLHGDHHHKPRGIMRWVLTTNHKDIGSMYLIFSFTMFLLGGAMAMVIRAELFQPGLQLVEPNFFNQMTTVHGLIMVFGAVMPAFTGLANWMVPMMIGAPDMALPRMNNWSFWILPFAFLLLIGSLFMEGGGPNFGWTFYAPLSTTYSPDSTGLFVFALHIMGISSIMGAINVIVTITNMRAPGMTYMKMPLFVWTWLITAFLLIAVMPVLAGAATMVLTDKYFGTSFFDAAGGGDPVLFQHIFWFFGHPEVYIMILPSFGIISAIVPAFSRKRLFGYSSMVYATASIAGLSFLVWAHHMFTTGMPVFAELFFMFCTMLISVPTGVKVFNWVATMWRGSLTFEVPMLFAIAFIVLFTIGGFSGLMLAITPVDFQYHDTYFVVAHFHYVLVSGAVFSIMAAAYYWLPKWTGHMFNETLAKWHFWCSVISVNVLFFPMHFLGLAGMPRRIPDYALQFADVNAIVSIGGFAFGLSQLIFLVVVIQCARGGAPAAAKPWEGAEGLEWTVPSPAPYHTFETPPDLKEVRDGH; encoded by the coding sequence ATGACAGATACTACCCCAGATAACCTGCATGGCGATCATCACCACAAACCACGTGGGATCATGCGTTGGGTGTTGACCACCAACCACAAAGACATTGGCTCCATGTACCTGATTTTCAGCTTCACCATGTTTTTACTGGGTGGGGCAATGGCGATGGTGATCCGCGCCGAGCTTTTCCAGCCCGGACTACAATTGGTTGAGCCTAACTTTTTCAACCAAATGACCACAGTGCATGGCCTGATCATGGTGTTTGGCGCGGTGATGCCCGCGTTTACCGGTTTGGCTAACTGGATGGTGCCGATGATGATTGGGGCGCCGGACATGGCGCTGCCACGGATGAATAACTGGAGCTTTTGGATCCTGCCGTTCGCATTCTTGCTACTCATTGGCTCCTTGTTTATGGAAGGCGGCGGCCCTAACTTTGGTTGGACTTTCTACGCACCGCTGTCGACCACCTATAGCCCAGACAGTACCGGCTTATTTGTGTTTGCCCTGCATATCATGGGGATCAGCTCGATCATGGGCGCCATCAATGTGATTGTCACCATCACCAATATGCGTGCGCCGGGCATGACCTACATGAAAATGCCGCTGTTTGTTTGGACGTGGCTGATCACCGCCTTTTTGCTCATTGCAGTGATGCCGGTGTTGGCGGGCGCGGCCACCATGGTGCTTACCGATAAGTACTTTGGTACCAGCTTTTTCGATGCCGCGGGGGGCGGCGATCCAGTTTTGTTTCAGCATATTTTCTGGTTCTTTGGTCACCCCGAGGTCTACATCATGATTTTGCCAAGCTTTGGCATTATCTCGGCCATTGTCCCTGCGTTTTCACGCAAGCGCCTGTTCGGTTATAGCTCGATGGTGTATGCCACCGCCTCGATTGCGGGGTTGAGCTTTTTGGTGTGGGCGCACCATATGTTCACCACCGGGATGCCGGTGTTTGCCGAACTATTTTTCATGTTCTGTACCATGCTGATTTCGGTGCCCACTGGGGTGAAGGTCTTTAACTGGGTCGCCACCATGTGGCGGGGATCCTTGACCTTTGAAGTGCCCATGTTGTTTGCGATTGCCTTTATTGTCTTGTTTACCATCGGTGGGTTTTCGGGCTTGATGCTGGCCATTACCCCGGTCGATTTTCAGTATCACGATACCTATTTTGTGGTGGCGCACTTCCACTATGTGCTGGTTTCGGGGGCGGTGTTCTCGATTATGGCCGCCGCTTACTACTGGCTCCCCAAGTGGACGGGCCATATGTTTAATGAAACCTTGGCCAAGTGGCACTTTTGGTGTTCGGTGATTTCGGTGAATGTGCTTTTCTTCCCCATGCACTTTCTGGGACTGGCGGGGATGCCACGCCGGATCCCTGACTATGCCCTGCAGTTTGCCGACGTGAATGCGATTGTCAGTATCGGTGGCTTTGCCTTTGGTTTATCGCAACTCATCTTCTTGGTGGTGGTGATTCAATGCGCACGGGGTGGCGCACCAGCGGCCGCTAAACCGTGGGAAGGTGCCGAAGGGCTGGAGTGGACTGTACCTTCACCGGCACCGTATCACACCTTTGAGACACCGCCTGATCTCAAGGAGGTGCGAGATGGCCACTAA
- a CDS encoding cytochrome c oxidase assembly protein — MATKSTRSARRLLLLAVVMFGFAFALVPLYDVFCEVTGINGKTDTEAAASSAGIDQDRLVTIEFIAYINPGMRWTFEPQVNQMQVHPGATHTINYLATNNARYDTIGQAVPSVSPGLAAQYLNKIECFCFNRQPLPRGEDAALPLVFYVDPELPDDINHLTLAYTLFDVTASAEE; from the coding sequence ATGGCCACTAAATCAACCCGCTCCGCTCGCCGATTACTGCTACTCGCAGTGGTGATGTTTGGCTTTGCCTTTGCCTTAGTGCCTTTGTATGACGTGTTCTGTGAGGTGACGGGGATTAATGGTAAAACCGATACCGAGGCGGCCGCATCCAGCGCAGGCATTGATCAAGACCGCTTGGTGACCATTGAGTTTATCGCCTATATCAACCCCGGCATGCGTTGGACGTTTGAGCCCCAAGTCAACCAGATGCAAGTGCACCCTGGTGCGACTCACACGATTAATTATCTCGCAACCAATAACGCGCGCTACGACACCATTGGCCAAGCCGTGCCTTCGGTCTCGCCGGGTCTAGCGGCGCAGTACTTGAACAAAATTGAATGTTTTTGCTTTAACCGTCAGCCATTACCACGTGGGGAGGATGCTGCGTTGCCCCTGGTGTTTTACGTGGATCCTGAGTTGCCGGATGACATTAACCACTTAACGCTGGCTTACACCTTGTTTGATGTGACCGCCAGCGCCGAGGAATAA
- a CDS encoding cytochrome c oxidase subunit 3: MATPERYYVPAASIWPIVGAVALFLIAAGAGATVGGLFGGSGPWLLLAGTVLILVMLTGWFRDVIRESMQGLYSAQMDRSFRQGMSWFIFSEVMFFGAFFGALFYARFIAVPWLGGASNNAMTAAVLWPDFVAQWPLTLTPGGIETTAMPAMGLPLLNTLILLTSSVTLHIAHTAIEKNQRERLKGFLLVTVLLGALFMFFQGEEYVHAYQEMNLRLDSGVYGNTFYLLTGFHGLHVTLGTIMLLVVWLRVMRGHFSPEHHFGFQASAWYWHFVDVVWLCLFVFVYIL, translated from the coding sequence ATGGCGACGCCTGAACGTTATTATGTCCCAGCGGCGAGTATTTGGCCGATTGTCGGTGCCGTGGCGCTGTTTTTAATCGCTGCTGGCGCGGGGGCGACCGTGGGTGGTTTATTTGGTGGCAGTGGCCCTTGGCTGTTGCTGGCAGGCACTGTGCTTATTTTGGTGATGCTTACCGGCTGGTTTCGCGACGTGATCCGTGAGTCCATGCAAGGGCTGTACTCGGCGCAAATGGACCGCTCTTTTCGCCAAGGAATGAGCTGGTTTATTTTCTCTGAGGTGATGTTTTTTGGTGCCTTCTTCGGCGCGCTCTTTTATGCCCGTTTTATCGCTGTCCCTTGGCTCGGTGGTGCGAGCAATAACGCGATGACCGCGGCGGTGCTGTGGCCGGATTTTGTCGCTCAGTGGCCGTTGACCCTCACGCCTGGTGGGATTGAAACCACTGCGATGCCGGCAATGGGACTGCCCTTGCTTAACACACTTATCCTACTGACCTCATCGGTCACGCTCCATATTGCCCATACCGCGATTGAAAAAAATCAGCGCGAGCGACTGAAAGGCTTTTTACTGGTCACGGTATTGCTTGGGGCGCTGTTTATGTTCTTTCAAGGTGAAGAGTATGTGCACGCCTACCAAGAAATGAATCTGCGTCTCGATTCCGGAGTTTATGGCAACACCTTTTATTTATTAACTGGCTTTCATGGCCTACACGTTACATTAGGCACCATCATGCTGTTGGTGGTGTGGCTGCGTGTGATGCGGGGGCATTTTAGCCCTGAGCATCACTTTGGCTTTCAAGCTAGCGCCTGGTATTGGCACTTTGTCGATGTGGTCTGGCTATGCTTGTTTGTCTTCGTGTATATCTTGTAG
- a CDS encoding DUF2909 family protein — protein sequence MLVKAILICLLVFILFNLFRALPVLLKGDSSVPLSRYLGRRVLFSVVVFVLLLIALSMGWIAPNPRPY from the coding sequence ATGTTGGTCAAAGCTATTCTGATTTGTTTACTGGTTTTTATTCTGTTTAATCTCTTTCGTGCCTTGCCGGTACTCCTAAAAGGCGATAGTTCCGTGCCTTTATCGCGTTATCTCGGTCGGCGTGTGCTGTTTTCCGTAGTTGTCTTCGTATTATTACTGATTGCGCTCTCCATGGGCTGGATAGCCCCTAACCCGCGTCCTTACTGA
- a CDS encoding SURF1 family protein translates to MGFLILTVVVVLLLVKLSHWQWTRGEQKAQHLAQFEANQAPESLSGSVQKGQYLAIDGQFRPEFAVWLDNQTHQGRVGYRLFLPFIPSQQPSQWWLVELGWMAAPALRRLPAVPELASRYQLSGFVDTPSKRVVLKKETASHDWPARRQRIDLQALKAQLPTLNPQWLIRTEKLVDVTTPSTDALAQAGVTPVWQPVVMPPAKHYGYALQWALMALAVSIGAGIWWYKTKQREAM, encoded by the coding sequence ATGGGGTTTCTGATATTGACTGTGGTTGTGGTCTTGCTGCTCGTCAAGTTAAGCCATTGGCAATGGACGCGTGGCGAGCAAAAAGCCCAACATCTGGCACAGTTTGAGGCCAATCAAGCACCGGAATCGCTCTCAGGCTCGGTGCAAAAAGGGCAATACCTGGCGATTGATGGCCAGTTTCGTCCCGAGTTTGCCGTGTGGCTCGACAATCAGACCCATCAAGGTCGCGTGGGCTACCGCCTTTTTCTTCCCTTCATTCCAAGCCAGCAGCCATCGCAATGGTGGTTGGTGGAGTTGGGCTGGATGGCCGCGCCTGCGCTGCGCCGCTTGCCGGCGGTGCCAGAGTTGGCATCGCGTTACCAGCTGTCTGGCTTCGTTGATACACCGTCTAAGCGGGTGGTACTCAAAAAAGAAACGGCATCGCATGATTGGCCCGCTCGGAGGCAGCGCATTGACTTACAAGCCTTGAAGGCCCAATTGCCAACGCTTAATCCGCAGTGGCTGATACGGACAGAAAAACTGGTGGATGTGACCACGCCGAGCACAGATGCCTTGGCGCAAGCTGGGGTGACGCCAGTGTGGCAGCCGGTGGTGATGCCGCCAGCAAAACATTATGGCTATGCTTTGCAATGGGCATTGATGGCGCTCGCGGTCAGTATTGGCGCAGGTATTTGGTGGTACAAAACAAAACAGAGGGAAGCGATGTGA
- a CDS encoding COX15/CtaA family protein, whose translation MATRRYQLAVLSTLMLAVLVVGLGAYTRLTEAGLGCPDWPGCYGHLGVPASDSAQSVAMSRFPDAPLDINKAWNEMLHRYVAGTLGLAIFALAWISWRRPDYQALRPLTTLLSVVVIAQAALGMWTVTLSLMPVVVMAHLLGGFTTVCLLVWLAVATGALRLPAIAVSSSARRVGTLALVAVIIQIGLGGWTSANYAATVCTQLPICESPWWQLFTPSAFHPVSPLSDTYQFGVLNHAERVTIHATHRLGAMVVTALVLAWAWGLWRAGARALAMSVSAVLAIQITLGVTNVVALLPLSVAVAHNLGGLSLLATLLLTRFLCLSASTRQGARDGTVSTYR comes from the coding sequence ATGGCAACGCGTCGCTACCAACTCGCCGTCTTATCGACACTGATGCTGGCCGTGCTGGTGGTTGGACTCGGCGCGTATACCCGCCTGACGGAAGCGGGACTGGGCTGCCCAGACTGGCCCGGATGCTATGGCCATTTAGGAGTGCCGGCCAGTGACAGCGCGCAATCGGTCGCCATGTCGCGTTTCCCAGATGCGCCGCTCGATATCAATAAAGCGTGGAATGAAATGCTGCACCGCTACGTGGCCGGCACCCTAGGGCTGGCGATTTTTGCGTTGGCCTGGATCAGCTGGCGACGTCCTGACTATCAGGCGTTGCGACCGCTGACCACCTTGCTCAGTGTGGTGGTCATCGCGCAAGCCGCCCTAGGGATGTGGACGGTGACCCTAAGTTTAATGCCGGTGGTGGTAATGGCGCACTTACTCGGTGGTTTCACCACGGTATGCTTGCTGGTTTGGCTGGCGGTGGCAACAGGCGCGCTCCGATTGCCGGCAATTGCGGTGTCGTCATCCGCACGTCGTGTGGGTACCTTGGCCTTGGTGGCGGTGATTATACAAATCGGACTCGGCGGCTGGACCTCCGCCAACTATGCCGCCACTGTATGCACTCAGCTTCCTATCTGTGAAAGCCCTTGGTGGCAGCTTTTCACCCCTTCCGCTTTTCATCCTGTCAGTCCTCTTAGCGATACCTATCAGTTTGGGGTGCTGAACCATGCCGAGCGGGTGACCATTCATGCCACGCACCGTCTGGGCGCCATGGTGGTCACCGCGTTAGTGCTCGCTTGGGCATGGGGGCTGTGGCGTGCTGGGGCGCGTGCGCTGGCAATGAGTGTCAGCGCCGTGTTGGCGATTCAAATTACGCTGGGCGTGACCAATGTGGTCGCGCTACTGCCGCTGAGTGTGGCGGTGGCGCATAACCTCGGTGGATTGTCGCTATTGGCCACATTGCTCCTCACCCGATTTTTATGTCTTTCAGCGTCGACCCGACAAGGAGCCCGTGATGGCACAGTTTCAACGTACCGCTAG
- the cyoE gene encoding heme o synthase has translation MAQFQRTASVSTPAGASWRDYYELTKPRVVAMLLLTALVGMCLATPGWPPWSAVLVGLFGIGAQASAAAVFNHVIDWKIDTKMQRTRHRPVAEGRVTQGAALAFAVGLMVSGFIACWWLNPLTAWLTFASLVGYALVYTQWLKPATPQNIVIGGLAGAMPPLLGWTAVTGELHAHALLLVMIIFTWTPPHFWALAIHRRHDYAKADVPMLPVTHGVGFTQTMVLLYTLLLVIVGIFPWLTGMSGWLYLVGATTLNLVFVGYAWRLKTQSQKGIAWQTFKFSIWHIFATFVVLLADHALRY, from the coding sequence ATGGCACAGTTTCAACGTACCGCTAGTGTTTCGACGCCTGCTGGCGCTAGTTGGCGAGATTATTATGAGCTGACCAAGCCGCGCGTGGTCGCCATGTTGCTCCTCACTGCGCTGGTGGGAATGTGTTTAGCCACCCCCGGCTGGCCACCTTGGTCGGCCGTATTGGTAGGGTTATTTGGCATTGGCGCACAAGCCAGTGCCGCGGCGGTGTTTAATCACGTGATCGACTGGAAAATTGACACGAAAATGCAGCGCACCCGCCATCGCCCCGTTGCCGAGGGACGAGTCACTCAAGGCGCCGCGTTGGCCTTTGCGGTAGGGCTGATGGTGAGCGGTTTTATCGCCTGTTGGTGGCTGAACCCGCTCACGGCTTGGCTAACGTTTGCTAGCCTGGTCGGGTATGCGTTGGTGTATACCCAGTGGCTTAAACCCGCGACCCCGCAAAATATCGTGATTGGTGGTTTGGCCGGTGCAATGCCACCACTGCTAGGCTGGACCGCGGTGACCGGAGAGCTTCACGCGCATGCGTTGCTGTTGGTGATGATCATTTTTACCTGGACGCCGCCTCACTTTTGGGCGTTAGCGATACATCGTCGCCATGATTATGCCAAAGCCGATGTGCCAATGCTGCCGGTCACTCACGGGGTAGGGTTTACCCAAACCATGGTGTTGCTTTATACCCTACTGCTGGTCATCGTGGGCATTTTCCCTTGGCTGACTGGAATGAGTGGTTGGCTGTATCTGGTAGGGGCGACCACGCTAAACCTGGTCTTTGTTGGCTATGCGTGGCGACTGAAAACCCAGTCGCAAAAAGGCATCGCGTGGCAGACCTTTAAGTTCTCGATATGGCATATCTTCGCGACCTTTGTGGTGCTGCTTGCCGACCACGCGTTGCGCTATTGA
- a CDS encoding DUF3862 domain-containing protein, whose translation MRVFFACVLVVLLAGCSKVTKQNYDQLEVGMSYDVVVSHIGEPSQCDDTMGLTHCVWGGDGQHIKVSFVADKATVLSAKGLK comes from the coding sequence ATGCGTGTATTTTTTGCTTGTGTGTTGGTGGTATTACTCGCGGGCTGTTCGAAAGTCACCAAGCAAAACTATGATCAACTTGAAGTCGGCATGAGCTATGACGTGGTTGTGAGCCACATTGGCGAGCCAAGCCAATGCGACGACACCATGGGATTGACCCACTGTGTATGGGGTGGCGATGGTCAACACATCAAAGTCTCGTTTGTCGCCGACAAAGCCACCGTGCTGTCGGCAAAAGGGCTAAAATAG